The Oceanithermus desulfurans sequence GCCAGCGCCAGACCCCAAAGGTAGGGGCCGACCGGCGTCGGCTTGCGCCGCGGCGGCGGCAGCTCGGCGGGGTCGGCGAGCCAGGCCCCGCCCGAGGCGCGGGCGAGCTCGCGCAGGTGTTGGGCGCCGTCGACCGCGGGCCATTCGCTGGCTTTGGGGGCGGTGACGGTGAAGACGGTGCGGTCTCCGCTGGTGACGCGCACGCTGCCTGCGAAGCCGCGGGGCAGCCGCAGGCGGAAGGTGAAGGGGGCGGTGGGCTCGAGCGGCTCCACCCGCCCTTGCCACTGGGCCAGCGGCAGCGGATCGAAGCGGCCGTAGACCCAGAGGACCGGTCCCTCCTCCTCGGTGGACCAGTCGTAGCGCGGCCGCGCCGGCGTCGCGGTGAGCCAGCGCGCCAGCTGCGCGAGCAGCCGTGCGGCCCCGGGGTCGTCCTTCCAGCTGCGCCCGAGGTCGGTGGCCAGCGCCGCGACGCGGCCGCCCAGGACCTCGCCCAGGGCGAGCAGGGGCCGCCCCGAAGCCGTCTGCACGACGACCTGGGCCCACCCCGGTGCGCGCGCCGGCAGCAGCACCGGGACCGGGGCGAGCTCCTGCAGCCCCTGGGTTACCGGGTGATCGCGCAACTGGAGGCGGAAACGGCCTTCGACCACGGGGGGCTTGAAGGCCTCCTCCCCCAGGAGCGCCAGCACCTGCGGCAGGGCCGCGGGCTCGGCCAGGTCCAGGAAGCGGCCGCCGCCCTCGCGGGCCAGCTGCGCCAGGAAGGGGCGGTCGGCGTCGGCGCCCAGCGCCAGGGTCAGGGTCTTGACCCCCCGGGCGGCCGCCTGACGGGCCCGCGCCAGCGTGCGTTGGGGGTCGTCTTCGAGCTGGCCGTCCGAAAGGACCAGGATCCAGCGGGTGCGCGCGTCGAGGGGCTCCAGGGCCTCGGCGGCGGCGGCGTAGGCCGTGGCCAGCTGGGTTCCGCCGCGGGCCTCGAGCGCGTCCAGGCGGGTCTCCGCTTCGCGTTTCGCGCGGTAGGTCATGGCCCTGGGCGCGAGCAGCCAGCGGCTGCGGGAGGCGAAGGTGACGATGCCCAGGGTGTCTTCGGGGCCGGCGGCGTCCACGAGTTTGCGGGCCCCCTCGACGGCGCGCGCCAGCTTGCTGGGCGTGCCGAGGCCCATCGAGCCCGAGACGTCCAGGACCAGCACCAGTGCCGCACCCTCCTGGGGTTCGGGTTCCAGGGGGATCTTTTCCGCCAGCAGGGTGCGCTGCCAGCCGCCGAAGAAGAGGCCCTTGGGGGTGGCGGTCCAAAGCACCGCGCCGCCCTCGCGCAGGTAGCGCTCGAGCCGCGCCCGATCCGCGACGTTCCAGGCCTCCGCGGGGCCGCCGATCACCAGCAGTTCGGGCGTCTCGGCCAGGTCGGCGGGGGTCCCCTCGGCCACGTCCCAGCCTGCGGCCCGCAGGTAGGTGGCCGCCGCGGGGTCGTCCACCACCAGCGCCCGCCCCGGGCCAAGGGGGTCGAGCGTCACCTCGGCACGGTCGCGGCCGATGGGGGTCTCGAGCCGCACGCGCACCGTAGTGCGCCGTTCCAGCTCGAAGCGGTAGGGCACCGAGCTGGTGCCCGCCGGCAGCGGGCGCTCGTACCGGGTCGTCGTTCCGCCGCCCTGGAAGCTCAGCTGCGCCGAAGTGGGCTCGGTGCTCTCGAGTACGGCGCGCACCTCCACCGTCTCGCCAAGCCTGGGCGCCGCCGGAGCGATCAGGCGGGCGATCCGGGCGTTCGGCCGCGGGGCGACGTGCAGGACGTAGACGGGCACCGGGCTGTAGACCCGGCCGCTCCAGAGACCGTCCGAGATCAGCACAATGCGGTCGGGCGAGCGCGCGAGGACCGCGTCCACAGCGGGTTGCACCCGGGTGTGCCGGCCCAGGTCGTTGCGGCGGGCGCCGGGGCCGGGCAGCGGCTCGGCGCGCTCGGCGAAGGCCCAAAAGCGGGTGCCGGGCGCCTCCAGCCCGGCCGCGACGCGGCCGGCTTCGGCGGGCGCCGAAGGGCTCTGGTCGATCAGCACCGCGGTGCGTTCGTACGCAAGCGGCAGCGTGGGGCCGGCCGCCCCCAGCACCAGCAACAGCACCACCAGGCGCAGGAGCGGCTCCCGCACCCCCAAGAGCAGCAGGAGCGCGATCAGGAAGCCCGGCTGTTCGAAGCCCAAGGCCTAGCCTCCGCGCGCCGCGCCGAAACGGCGCTCCACGTAGTCCTCCAGGATCTGCACGAACCGTTCGGGAATGCCTTCGCCGCTCAGGGTGGTGTAGAGCTCGCCGTCCACGTAGACCGGGGCCCGGGGCGCCTCGCCCGAGCCGGGCAGGCTGATGCCCACGTCGGCGTGCTTGGACTCGCCGGGACCGTTGACGACGCAGCCCATCACCGCCACCTTCAGCTCTTCCACGCCCGGGTAGCGGGTGCGCCAGGCGTCCATTTTGAGCGCCAGGTAGCGGCTCACCTCCTGGGCCAGCTCCTGGAAGAAGCTGCTGGTGGTGCGCCCGCAGCCGGGGCAGGCGCTCACCGAGGGAGCGAAGCGGCGCACCCCCACGGCCTGCAGGATCTCCTTGGCCACCTCCACCTCGCGGGTGCGCGGCTCGCCCGGCACCGGCGTGAGCGAGACCCGCAGGGTGTCGCCGATGCCCTCGGCCAGCAGCGGCGTCACCGCCGCGGTGCTGAAGACGACGCCGCGGTCGCCCATCCCCGCCTCGGTGAGGCCCAGGTGCAGGGCGTAGGGGCTCTTCGCCAGCTCGCGGTAGACGACCCAGAGGTCGGCCGGGGCCGAAACCTTGGCGCTGAGCACGATGCGGTCGCGCGCGAGGCCGATCTCCTCGGCCAGCTCGGCCGAGCGCTGCACCGAGACCACCAGGGTCTCGAGCAGCACCTCGTGGGCCGTCTTCGGCTGGGGGCGCCGGGCGTTGGCGTCCATGATCTCGGCCAGCAGCGCCTGGTCGAGGCTGCCCCAGTTGCCGCCGATGCGCACCGGTTTGCCGTGTTCGATGGCCGCCTCCACCATCGTGCGGAAGTTGTCTGCGGCCTTGGCCTTCGCCCCCACGGTGCCCGGGTTGATGCGGTACTTGTCGAGGGTGCGGGCCATCTCGGGGTAGCGCGCCAGCAGCAGGTGGCCGTTGAAGTGGAAGTCGCCCACCAGCGGCACGTCCAGGCCCTCGTCCTCGAGGCGCATGCGGATCTCGGGCACGGCCCGGGCCGCGGCCTCGCTGTTGACGGTGATGCGCACGATCTCGCTGCCCGCGCGGGCCAGCCCGGCCACCTGGCGCGCGGTGGCCGCGGCGTCGGCGGTGTCGGTGTTGGTCATCGACTGCACGCGCACGGGCTCGCCGCCCCCCAGGGCCACGGAGCCCACGCGCACGGTCGGGGTGCTTCGTTTCACGTCTTCAAGGGTAACAGGGGAGGGAATGAAGGGGGTGGGAAGGGAGGCGGCTCGTGGCCTGTGGCCTGTGGCTTGTGGAACTCCGTTCGCTTGCTGGTCCCTATAGCGGCTAACCGCCTACCACCCACTACCCACTACCTGCCGCCGTTTTTTCGTCATCCCCGGCGAGGTGCGGAGCGTCGAGATCGGGGATCTTATCGTTGCCGCGGGTGGTTACGGGTGAACTTATGCGCTGACGTTGCCAACCGTATTTCAAGCGAACGGTTCTGCGACCGCACACCCAGCAAGATTCCGGCTCTCGGGGGCCATGCGGCCCCCTCGTCCGGAATGACGGATAACGGCGGTGCGTGGTACGTAGTACGTGGTGTGTAAGTGGAAATATGGACAGAGGAAGTGCAAGGCGCGACGGTTAGCGGTCGTAAACCCGCCAGCCTGTCTCTTTATAACTCCAAAGCCCCGAAGACCCGGCACTTTTGTGCCTCCTTCGTCACCTGCATCCCACCCCCTACATCCCACACTTCCTTTCGTCATCCCCGACGAGGCGCAGAGCGCCGAGATCGGGGATCTTATGGTTGTTGCGTAAGCCTAACGAACCGATGCACCGACCGCAACTTTCGTGCTTTGAGCGGTCGGGCTCTAATCCGTAAATCTAGATTCCGGGCCTGTCCCGGACTCGATCCGCGACCTCGCGGGCCTGGGACCCCTCGTCCGGAATGACGGATAACGGCGGTGCGTGGTGCATGGCGGTTTTGAAAAGGCGGCCCGCCCGCGAACCGGAGCGGCGGGCGGGCCGCCTGGGGGCTACTCGCGGATCTTGTACCCCGCCTCGAGAACCGCGGTAACGATCCGGCCCATCTCCTCGTCCACCTCGGCGTCGGTGAGGGTGCGGTCCGGGTGGCGGAAGGACAGGTGGTAGGCCAGGCTCTTCTGCCCTTCGGCGAGCGGCCGGCCGCGGTAGACGTCGAAGAGCTCGGCCGCCTCAAGGTAGGGGCCGCCGAAGCGGCGGACCAGGTCGAGGATCTCGACGTGGGGCACGTTCTCGGGCACCACCACCGCGAGGTCGCGCCGCGCCGGCGGGAACTTGGGCAGGTCGCGGAAGCTGCGCTCGGCCTCGGGCAGCGGCAGCACCAGCTCGAAGAGGTGAACCGGGCCCTGCTCCAGCGCCTCCTCCACCTGGGGGTGGAGCCGGCCGATGAAACCGCGCGGCTCGTCGTTCCAGAAGACGGTGCCGCTCACGCCCGGGTGCAGGGGCGGGTGCGGCTGGGGCCGCACCTCCACCCGCGCTCCGGCGCGCGCCGCCAGCGCCTCGAGCACCCCCTTGACGGCCGGGTAGCCCTCGCCGAAGGCGGGCTGCCAGCCGGCCTCGACCAGCGGCCCGCCCAGCACCGCCGCCAGCCGGGTCTCCTCGACGTCGAGGAAGACGTGGCCCAGCTCGAAGAAGAAGCGGTGGCGCTCCTCGCGGTTGGCCGCCAGGGTTTCGAGCAGCCCCGGGTAGAGGGCGGTGCGCAGGGCGTTCTTGCTTTGGTCCATCGGGTTCTTGAGGAAGCGGCGCGGTTCGGGGGCGCGGGCGAGGCTCAGGTAGGCGGGGCTCAGCCAGGTGTAGTTGATGGCCTCCCAGCCCCCCAGCCCGCGCATGGCGCGGCGCAGGGCCTCCTCGCGCCGGTAGGGCTCCTCGGCGTTCAGGTTGTCGGGGGCGGGAATCAGCGCCAGCGGCTCGGTGGGCACGTGCTCGTAGCCGAGGATGCGCCCCACCTCTTCCACCAGGTCCTCCTCGATGTTCAGGTCCACCCGCCAGGTGGGCGGCCGCACCGCGTAGGGCTCGGCCTCGCCGGCGACCTCGCAACCCAGGCGCTCGAGCGCGGCCAGCTGGCTCGCGGCGTCGAAGCCGGTGCCGAGCAGCCGGTTGGCGTAGCCGGGGCGGAAGGGCACCTCGCGCCGCGGCTTGTCGCCGCCGACGTCGACCACCACGTCGCCGACGGTGCAACCGCTCCAGCGCTGCAGCAGGTGCAAGAAGCGCGCCGCCGCCCGCGGCGGCAGGTTGGGGTCGACCCCGCGCTCGAAGCGGTAGCTGGAGTCGGTGGAAAGCCCCAGGCGGCGGGCGGTCAGGCGCACCCGTACCGGGTCGAAGTGGGCCGCCTCCAGCACCACCTCGCGGGTCTTCTCGGTGACCTCGGAGTTGGCCGCGCCCATCACCCCGGCGACGGCCACCGGCTCGGTGCCGCCGGCGACCTTGCGGGCGATCACCAGGTCGTCGGGCACCAGCCGCCGCTCCTCACCGTCGAGGGTGACGATCTTCTCGCCGGCCTTCGCGCGGCGCACCACGATGCCCCCCGCCACCTCCTCCAGGTCGAAGGCGTGCAGCGGGCCGCCGAGCTCCCACATGGTGTAGTTGGTGGCGTCCACCACGTTGTTGATGGGCCTGAGCCCCACGGCCAGGAGCCGGCGCTGGGCCTCGAGGGGGCTGGGGCCGATCTCCAGGCCGCCGGCGTAGCGGGCCAGGTAGCGGTCGCAGCCCTCGGGGTCTTCGACCTCCACGGTTACGAAGCGGGCGACCGGGCTTTCCTCGACGTCCACAGGGGGTTCGACCAGCTCGAGCTCCAGCTTGGCCGCCAGGTCGCGGGCCACCCCCAGCACGCTGAAGGCGTCGGCGCGGTTGGGGGTCAGCTCCAGCTCGAAGACGACCTCCTCGGGCCAGACCTCGGCCAGCTCGCGGCCGGGCTCGAGCGCGTCCGCGGGCAGCTCCAGCAGCCCGCCGGCGTACTCGCCCACGCCCAGCTCCGCCGGGCTGAGGGCCATGCCCGCGCTCGTCACGCCGTGAATGTTGCGCTCGCCGATCTCGGTTCCGTCGGGCAGGACCACGCCCGGGCGGGCCACCGCCAGGCCGATGCCGGCGCGGGCGCCCTGCGCACCGCTCACCAGGGTGACGACCTCGCGGCCCACGTCGACCTCGAGCTTCTTGAGTTCGGTACCCGGGACCTCCTCGGCCTGCAGCACCCGGCCGAAGACGACGCCCGCGGGCGGGGCGGGCAGCCGGCGCACCTCCTCCACCGCCAGCCCCAGGCGGTCGAGCACCTCGCGCACGGCCTCGGGCTCGGGGAGGCCGGGCAGGAATTCGCGCAACCAGGAATAGGGTACGTTCATCGCAGACCTCCTAAGGGCGCGGGAACTGGCGCAGGAAGGCCAGCCGGTTGGAGTAGAAGTAGCGGATGTCGGGGATGCCGTAGCGCAGCATGGCGATGCGCTCGACGCCCAGACCGAAGGCGAAGCCGGTCACGTTTTCGTAGACGCGCGGCCGGCCGGCCTTCTCGCGGGCGTCGTCGGCCGCCTTGAAGACCGCCGGGTGGACCATGCCGGCCCCGCCCAGCTCGAGCCAGCTACCCTCGCCGGTGCGCGGATTGGTCCACCAGACGAGGAACTCGACCCCCGGTTCGACGAAGGGGAAGAAGCTGGGTTGCAGCCGCACCCGGGCCTCCTCGCCGTACAGCGCCCGCGCCATCGTGAGCAGCGCCCCCTTGAGGTGGGCCAGGGTGATGCCCTCGCCCACCGCCAGCCCTTCGAGCTGGTGGAACATCGCCTCGTGGGTGGCGTCGGTGGCCTCGTGGCGGTAGACCTTGCCGGGCACCACGATCTGGAAGGGCGGGGTGTGGGCCTCCATGTAGCGCACCTGCATCGGCGAGGTGTGGGTGCGCAGCAGGTGGCCGTCTTCGAGCCAGAAGGTGTCCCACATGTCGCGCGCCGGATGGTGGGGCGGGATGTTGAGGGCGTCGAAGTTATGGAACTCGTCCTCCGCCTCCGGGCCCGTCACCGCCTGGTAGCCCATGCGCCGGAAGACGTTGACCAGCTCATCGAGAATCTGGGTAGCGACGTGGTAGCCGCCCGGCGCCAGCGCCAGGCCCGGCAGGCTGACGTCCTCGCGCTCGCGTTCCAGCCTGGCCTCCAGCTCGGCCGCCTTGATTTCGGCCTCGCGTTCGGCAAGCGCCTGCTCGATGGCCTGTTTGATGCGGTTGAGCTCCTGCCCGCGCGCCTTGCGTTCCTCGGGGCCGAGCCCCTTCATCGCCTTGAAGGCCTGGGTGAGCCGCCCCTTCTTGCCCAGGAAGCGAACCTTGATCTCCTGCAACGCTTCCAGGCTCGCTGCGGCACGAATTTCGGCCAACGCTTCTTCCAACATGCTGCCTCCCAAGAATTTGGGGCGGCCCCATGCCGCCCCGCGGAAGCCCGGTGGAGCTTCCGCTAGTTGCTAAAAAAGAACCCGCAGGTCCGCATACTGGGCGTAGTATACCGCCGCGGTCCCGCTTTTCGCCAGGGTCTCATGCGCCGCGGTTAGGCTGGGGAGAGGAGGCGAGGCGAATGCGCGCAGGGATTTGGCTGGTGCTCCTGTTCTTGCCGGTGCTGGCCCTCAGCCCCGAAGCGGTGCAGCTTCTGAACGAGGCCCGCGCCCTGGCTGAGGAAGCGCAGGAAACCTACGAGGTCCAGTTTCCCGACAAGCCGCTCTGGGCCCAGGCCATCGCCAAGGCCGAGGCGGCGGCGAAGCTGGAGCCCGACGAACCCGAGGTGTGGCGGGTGCTGGCGCAGATCTACACCACCACGGGCTGGTGGATCCGGGCGGAGAAGGCCTGGAAGCGTTACCTGGCGCTCGCCGGTGAGTCCAATCCCGCGCCGCTCGCCGAGGCGCTGCGGGCGCTGGGCTTTTTGGCCTACCAGCGCGGCGACGTGAAGGCGGCCCTGGACTACTTCGAGCAGGCACTCGTCCTCGAGCCCGAGAGCGAGGAGGCCCTGGCCTGGCTGGGGCGCCTCTACCTGGAGCTGGGCGACGGCATCCGCGCCGCCGAGTACTGGCAGCTCGCGGCCAAGGTGAACCCCAGTCCTCGCAACACCTACTTCGCCGAGCAGGCCGAGAAGATGGCCCAGTACGGCCCCGAGGCGGTGAAGGCCTTTTACCAGGGCTACGCCGCCTGGGAGGCGGGCGACTACCCGACGGCCATCCAGCAGTTCGAGACCGCCGCGGGGCTCGCCCCCGACTGGTCCGAGGCCCACCGCTGGCTCGCCCGCAGCTACATGGACGCGGGCATGCCCGCCAAGGCCATTCCTCACTGGGAGAAGGTGATCGCGCTCGAGGGCAACCCCGCCGACGCCCGCCACTTCCTCAAGCTGGCGCGGGAGGCCGCGGGCGTGGGGCTCTCAGCCGCCGACGCCTTCTTCAAGGGGGTGGCCGCCTACGAGGCGGGACGGCTCGAGGAGGCCGAGCGCTGGTTCGCCCGGGCGGTGGAGGCCGACCCCGAGTACGCCAAGGCCTGGCGCTGGCTGGGCCGCGTGCGCTACGAGCAGGGGCGCTACGCCGAGGCGGTGGAGGCCTACGCCAAGGCGGTGGAGCTCAACCCCGACGACACCTCCGCCCGCTACTTCCTGCGGCTGGCGCGGCAGGCGGCCGGCGAGTAGCGACGAACGCACCAAACCTCCGACGGACGGGGCCGTCGGAGGTGCGGTCTTGCGGCGCCGCGGCTAAGCCTTGATCGACCGCTCGATCTGCTCCACCGCCTGCGGTGGGAGCTCCAGCGCCCGCTGCAGCTCGTCCAGATAGCGGTTTTCCGCGGCGGTGTCCACCTCCACCGCCAGCAGGCTGGCCGCGTAGACCTGCAGCGCCAGCTCGGGTTTGCCGCGCGCCGCCGCCACCATGGGGCCGGTGTCGAGCGGCCCCGCCATCTCGCGGAAAACGAAGTCACGCACTTCGGGGTCCGCCCCCTGCCGGTCGAGCTGGCCGACGATGCGCTCGGCCTCCTGGGGGTCGATGCGCCCGTCGGCCTTGGCGGCGTTGATCATGGCCATCAGCACGACCTGCGCCGCGCTCTCGAGCTCCGCTTCCTCGTCGGGGGTCTCGGGAGCGCGCAGGCCCAGGGGCGCGCGTGCCGGCCGCCGGCCGCCCGTGGTCATGGCCGCCATGGCCAGGCCGCCCAGGAGGCTCATCAGGCCGCCGCCGAGGTCGCGCGGGGAGGCCGAACCGCCGCCGAGCAGCCGGCCGGCCAGGGCCTCGAGCCCCCTGGCGCCGGCGCGGCCGCCGGACCCGCCCAGCAGCTGCCCCAGCATCCCCGCTGCGCCGCCGGAGCCGCCCAGCAGCCCGCCCAGGGCGCCGCTCCCGCCGTCTCCCAGAGCCTGGCCCAGCATCCGCTCGAGCCCGCCGCCCTGCAGCCCCCGTTTCAGTTTTTCCGCGGCCCCGCCCGAGAGCTGGCTCTCGAGCAGGGCGCCCAGTACGTCGCTGAATCCCCCCATGCCGCTCCTTTCTGCCTAAGCAGCCCATTCTACCCGCGGGGTTTTAAAGCGACGTAAAACCCCGTCTTCAGGCCTCGGGCTCGTCGATCTCGGGCGGCAGCAGCAGGTTGACGACCACGCCCACCAGCGCCGCCAGCGCCATCCCGCTGGCCTGCAACGGCACCTCGGCGCCGGCCACGGTGATCGTGCCCAGGTCGGCCACCGCGCCGCCCAGGCCCAGGACCAGGATGAGCGCCACCACGATCATGTTGCGCGAGTGGGTGAAGTCGATCTGCGCCTCCGCGAGGGTGCGGATGCCCACGCTCGCGATCATCCCGAAAAGCAGGATCGAGATCCCGCCCAGCACCCCGACGGGCAGCGTCTGCAGCAGCGCCGCCAGCTTGGGGCTGAACCCCAGCAGGATGGCGAAGACGGCGGCGATGCGCAGGATGGCGGGGTCGTAGACCTTGGTCACCGCGAGGACGCCGGTGTTCTCGGAGTAGGTGGTGTTGGCGGGGCCGCCGATCAGGCCGGCGAGCGCGGTGGCCGCGCCGTCGCCGAGGAGGGTGCGGTGCAGCCCTGGCTTCTTGAAGAAGTCCTGGCCCACCACCCGGCCGTTGGTGAGGATGTCGCCGATGTGCTCCATCACCGTCACGAAGGCCACCGGAGCGATGAGGAAGACCGCGCCCAGCTCGAACCGCGCCCAGGTGAAGGCGGGCAGGCCAATCCAGGCGGCCTCGCGCACCGGGGTGAGGTCGACCGCACCGCTGAAAAGGGCGACGACGTACCCCACCGTCACCCCCACCAGGATGGGCAGCATCTTGAACAGCCCGTGGAAGAAGACCGCGGCGACGATGGCGGCCGCCAGGGTGACGATGGCCAGCAGCCAGCCCTTGGTGGCCATGTCGATGGCCACGGGCGCCAGCGTGAGGCCGATGACGACGATGACCGGCCCGGTGACGACCGGGGGGAAGACCCGGCGCACGCGCTCGGAGCCGATGGCCATGACGAGGAGCGCCATCAGCCCGTAGATCAGCCCCGCGGCGGCGATGCCGCCGCCGATGGCGGCGACCGAGAACCCCGCCTTGCCGGCGGCGACCATGGGCGCGATGAAGGCGAAGCTCGAGCCCAGGAAGACGGGCACCCGTCCCCCGGTAATGAGGTGAAAGAGCAGCGTGCCCGCGCCCGCGCTCACCAGCGCCACCGAGGGGTCGAGGCCGGTGAGCAGCGGCACCAGCACGGTAGCTCCGAACATCGCGACGGTGTGCTGCAGACCCAGGATCCATTGGTTCGGTGCGTGTCGTTCCATACCCTTTCCTCCCGGCAGGGATCAAAAAAACACGCCCCAAAGGGCGTTTGGCGGTTCGTGTCTCCGGCCCTGGGGCGATCCCATACCGGGAGTCCAGTCTACCACACCCCGGCGCGGACCAGCGCGTCTGCGAACCAGCCGGGCGCTCCTTCAGGCCAGCGGCGCTCGGCGAAGCCGCGGGCGAAATCGCCGTAGGTTCCGGCCTCGATCGCCGCGCGCGCCCGTTCCATCAGCCGGTGCAGGTAGCGCAGGTTGTGCAGAGAGAGCAGCCGCAGCCCCAGCAGCTCCTCGGTGCGCACCAGGTGGGTCAGGTAGGCGCGCGAATGGTTGCGACAGGTGTAGCAGTCGCAAGCTGCGTCGATGGGGGCGGGGTCGTCCTTGTGGCGGGCCGAGCCCAGGTTGAGCCGCCCCTCGTCCACCAGGGCGTAGCCGAAGCGGCCGGTGCGGGTGGGGTAGACGCAGTCGAACAGGTCCACGCCCAGGGCCACCCCCGCCACCAGGTCTTCGGGATGGCCCACGCCCATCAGGTAGCGGGGGCGGTCCGCCGGCAGCAGGTCGGTGGAGAGGTCGACCACCGGCACCATCGCCTCTTTGGGTTCGCCCACAGCCAGACCGCCGATGGCGTAGCCGGGGAGGTCGAATCGGATCGTCTCCAGGGTGCTCGTGCGCCGCAGGTCGGGCTCGACGCCGCCCTGGGTGATGCCGAAGAGGGCCTGATCGCTGCGCGTCTTGGCCGCGAGCGAGCGCTCGAGCCAGCGCAGGGTGCGCTCGAGCGAACGCTTGAGGTAGGCGCGCTCCGAGGGGAAGGGCGGGCACTCGTCGAAGGCCATGACGATGTCCGCGCCCAGCTGTTCCTGCACGGCGATGCTGCGCTCCGGCGTGAGCAGGATGCGGTCGCCGTTGAGGTGGCTGGAGAAGGCCACCCCCTCCTCGCTGATCACCCGCCGGTGCCCCAGGCTCATCACCTGGAAGCCTCCGGAGTCGGTGAGCCAGGGGCCGTCGTAGCCGGTGAAGCCGTGTAGCCCCCCGAGCCGCGCGACCCGCTCGGGTCCCGGCCGCAGGAGCAGGTGGTAGGTGTTGGCGAGGACGATGCGGCTGCCGATCTCGACGAGCTCGCGGTTCGAAAGCCCCTTGACCGTGGCCTGGGTGCCCACGGGCATGAAGAGCGGTGTGGGCACCTCGCCGTGGGGGGTGGCGAGCCGACCCGTGCGGGCCTTGCCCTGCTGGTGAAGAACGCGGAACTCGAAAGCCATGGCGTACCTGCCCCACTTTAGGGGGCGGGTCCGGGTTGTGCAACCGGCGCTAGGGCCCGCTGCAGCCGACGCGGTCGTTGCGCGGGACGGCCTTGAGGGTGAGCGGCGGGTCGTCCGGTGGCGGCACCCGCACCGTACGCTCAGCCGTTCGCTTCAGCATCCGCAGGCGCAGCTCCACCGAACCGTCGGCGAGCACCGTGAAGGGGGCGTAAGCGGGCGCGGAGGTGCCGGGCTGGACGTACTCCACCAGCAGCCGCCCCGACCCGGGAAGGCCTCCATCGGGCACCGGGGTGTTGCTGCAGGCGGCGTTGGGTGCGAACCCCACCAGGGCAGTGCGGTACTCCATCAGGACCCAGGTGCCGTCGTTGCGCGGGTCGGAGGGGAGCGCCTGCGCGCTCGTCGGGGCGATGCTGGCGAGGTAGTGGCTGCGGGGGAAGGCGTAGTAGGCGTAGAAGCGGTAGCAGCCTTCGGTGGCCGTCGCACCGCAGGCGGCGCCCGCGGTCCTGGGGGGGAGCACCAGCGCCAGGAAGGGGTCGGTGCCCACGGTCCAGCGGGGGCGTGCCGCCAGGGCGTTGCGCGTGGTCGCGCCCCCGTTGATGCGGACGGTCGTTCCCGGCGGGTAGACGTGCCAGGCCAGCTTCACCTTGGCCGCGACGATTTGTTCGGCGATCTGCGCCTCGTGCAGCAGCTCGTTGCGGGCGCTGATGTTTCCAGTGGCGTCGAAGGTGGAGGAGAAGATGCGGACGAAGACGAGGCCCAGAAAGCCGAGGATCGCCAGGGCGATTAGCACCTCGAGC is a genomic window containing:
- the ispG gene encoding flavodoxin-dependent (E)-4-hydroxy-3-methylbut-2-enyl-diphosphate synthase, producing MKRSTPTVRVGSVALGGGEPVRVQSMTNTDTADAAATARQVAGLARAGSEIVRITVNSEAAARAVPEIRMRLEDEGLDVPLVGDFHFNGHLLLARYPEMARTLDKYRINPGTVGAKAKAADNFRTMVEAAIEHGKPVRIGGNWGSLDQALLAEIMDANARRPQPKTAHEVLLETLVVSVQRSAELAEEIGLARDRIVLSAKVSAPADLWVVYRELAKSPYALHLGLTEAGMGDRGVVFSTAAVTPLLAEGIGDTLRVSLTPVPGEPRTREVEVAKEILQAVGVRRFAPSVSACPGCGRTTSSFFQELAQEVSRYLALKMDAWRTRYPGVEELKVAVMGCVVNGPGESKHADVGISLPGSGEAPRAPVYVDGELYTTLSGEGIPERFVQILEDYVERRFGAARGG
- a CDS encoding tetratricopeptide repeat protein; translation: MRAGIWLVLLFLPVLALSPEAVQLLNEARALAEEAQETYEVQFPDKPLWAQAIAKAEAAAKLEPDEPEVWRVLAQIYTTTGWWIRAEKAWKRYLALAGESNPAPLAEALRALGFLAYQRGDVKAALDYFEQALVLEPESEEALAWLGRLYLELGDGIRAAEYWQLAAKVNPSPRNTYFAEQAEKMAQYGPEAVKAFYQGYAAWEAGDYPTAIQQFETAAGLAPDWSEAHRWLARSYMDAGMPAKAIPHWEKVIALEGNPADARHFLKLAREAAGVGLSAADAFFKGVAAYEAGRLEEAERWFARAVEADPEYAKAWRWLGRVRYEQGRYAEAVEAYAKAVELNPDDTSARYFLRLARQAAGE
- a CDS encoding VWA domain-containing protein, which produces MGFEQPGFLIALLLLLGVREPLLRLVVLLLVLGAAGPTLPLAYERTAVLIDQSPSAPAEAGRVAAGLEAPGTRFWAFAERAEPLPGPGARRNDLGRHTRVQPAVDAVLARSPDRIVLISDGLWSGRVYSPVPVYVLHVAPRPNARIARLIAPAAPRLGETVEVRAVLESTEPTSAQLSFQGGGTTTRYERPLPAGTSSVPYRFELERRTTVRVRLETPIGRDRAEVTLDPLGPGRALVVDDPAAATYLRAAGWDVAEGTPADLAETPELLVIGGPAEAWNVADRARLERYLREGGAVLWTATPKGLFFGGWQRTLLAEKIPLEPEPQEGAALVLVLDVSGSMGLGTPSKLARAVEGARKLVDAAGPEDTLGIVTFASRSRWLLAPRAMTYRAKREAETRLDALEARGGTQLATAYAAAAEALEPLDARTRWILVLSDGQLEDDPQRTLARARQAAARGVKTLTLALGADADRPFLAQLAREGGGRFLDLAEPAALPQVLALLGEEAFKPPVVEGRFRLQLRDHPVTQGLQELAPVPVLLPARAPGWAQVVVQTASGRPLLALGEVLGGRVAALATDLGRSWKDDPGAARLLAQLARWLTATPARPRYDWSTEEEGPVLWVYGRFDPLPLAQWQGRVEPLEPTAPFTFRLRLPRGFAGSVRVTSGDRTVFTVTAPKASEWPAVDGAQHLRELARASGGAWLADPAELPPPRRKPTPVGPYLWGLALALFLLERWREGAAHRKGAPEVG
- the pheS gene encoding phenylalanine--tRNA ligase subunit alpha encodes the protein MLEEALAEIRAAASLEALQEIKVRFLGKKGRLTQAFKAMKGLGPEERKARGQELNRIKQAIEQALAEREAEIKAAELEARLEREREDVSLPGLALAPGGYHVATQILDELVNVFRRMGYQAVTGPEAEDEFHNFDALNIPPHHPARDMWDTFWLEDGHLLRTHTSPMQVRYMEAHTPPFQIVVPGKVYRHEATDATHEAMFHQLEGLAVGEGITLAHLKGALLTMARALYGEEARVRLQPSFFPFVEPGVEFLVWWTNPRTGEGSWLELGGAGMVHPAVFKAADDAREKAGRPRVYENVTGFAFGLGVERIAMLRYGIPDIRYFYSNRLAFLRQFPRP
- the pheT gene encoding phenylalanine--tRNA ligase subunit beta, with protein sequence MNVPYSWLREFLPGLPEPEAVREVLDRLGLAVEEVRRLPAPPAGVVFGRVLQAEEVPGTELKKLEVDVGREVVTLVSGAQGARAGIGLAVARPGVVLPDGTEIGERNIHGVTSAGMALSPAELGVGEYAGGLLELPADALEPGRELAEVWPEEVVFELELTPNRADAFSVLGVARDLAAKLELELVEPPVDVEESPVARFVTVEVEDPEGCDRYLARYAGGLEIGPSPLEAQRRLLAVGLRPINNVVDATNYTMWELGGPLHAFDLEEVAGGIVVRRAKAGEKIVTLDGEERRLVPDDLVIARKVAGGTEPVAVAGVMGAANSEVTEKTREVVLEAAHFDPVRVRLTARRLGLSTDSSYRFERGVDPNLPPRAAARFLHLLQRWSGCTVGDVVVDVGGDKPRREVPFRPGYANRLLGTGFDAASQLAALERLGCEVAGEAEPYAVRPPTWRVDLNIEEDLVEEVGRILGYEHVPTEPLALIPAPDNLNAEEPYRREEALRRAMRGLGGWEAINYTWLSPAYLSLARAPEPRRFLKNPMDQSKNALRTALYPGLLETLAANREERHRFFFELGHVFLDVEETRLAAVLGGPLVEAGWQPAFGEGYPAVKGVLEALAARAGARVEVRPQPHPPLHPGVSGTVFWNDEPRGFIGRLHPQVEEALEQGPVHLFELVLPLPEAERSFRDLPKFPPARRDLAVVVPENVPHVEILDLVRRFGGPYLEAAELFDVYRGRPLAEGQKSLAYHLSFRHPDRTLTDAEVDEEMGRIVTAVLEAGYKIRE